AAGCTGGTGTCCGAGGTCTGTGTGTGCAATAGTATCCACCGTGTGTCTCTAATCGCATCAAGGCCTTGATGAGTGGCTGTACTGACTTTGTGACAAAAATTGTGGTTTTGATCAATATTGTTAATGAGCTAAACTAAGGCGATTTCTTGTGGAATAAAAGCCGCCACTTGCAGGCTAAAAGTTGGAAAAAGTGCCAAGAGGGCAGCAATTAAAGCGTGTAAACCTATTGTTATGAGAACCACTTCTTcttttgaaaaagtaaaaaaaaaaaatagtaattatAACTTGAAGCATTGTGTATTCTTAAGTTTTAGAGCTAGTTGAGAAGCTTaacaatagtttttttgttgtttccgtAAATCTATGTACACGTAAATATGTGACTGCGGTGGTTTAATATTATTACACTCACCttaggtggaaaaaaatgtttacagagGCGATGTTTTGTTACACTAATGTGCATCACgatatttatgtttaatgcaTCTTATTctatgtttctgctttttgagcCTGGTTTTTATtggatatttattgtttttttttttgttttgttttgtttttgtcacctcCCTTACACCGCACTacttacaaaacaataaagaacaCACATGTTGTTCAGTTCAGGTATTCACATGAAGCTACTCGACCATGGAAACGTTTTGCAGTAATGTTCCCTGCAGGCTTGGATGTGAGGCGACGTGTTTATCCTCTGTTTCTGCCATGCTTCTCTAACTTATGTCCTCTCTGTGTATGACAGGAAGTCTTGTATtttcctgaattttttttttctctttctttttttctttgaataaactttaaaagtaattttaaaagcGTGTAGCCTCAGTTACTGACTTGGGCCGTTGTTCCTTAAAATGATGTTTGGTAACAGATGTTGGCCAACCTAAACACTTAACACGaacagtttgttctgtttcaacagatttatttattttactgactgcTTGTTTCATTTTGGGATAATAAGAACCAAAACTTCACTCAGGTTACATGACATCACAGCAGTGTTGTTTAATTAGTTATTCACACTCTAAATATATATTGTGTTGCAAATTACGACTTCTCATTGAAATCACGTTGTGTCTGATTTGAGGTTGAGTGCGtctcagtttgttaaaaaaaaagagaagtagCAATTTTCGATCTTTTGTAAGgagtcatttatttacataatgTGAAGCAATTATAccattattttgcaaaaaaaagctgcataaaaATTCTCAAAAGCTCAAAATTCTggaaaaaatgcagtttgaggAAAAATTGAAttagaaaatatgttttgtttttttactgactGCATGTTGACAGTTTAACTTGgctataaaaataattattttaaagttaaaaccttTAGCAAGCAGAtgaaattttatatttatcttgtcatttttattggattttgtGACAACCAACTGGTGTAATGGTTTGTGCCATTACTTCATTATTACCATCAGTTTCAAGTGCATAAATTCTAATGCTTGTagtcattttgattttcttaaTTTGACCAAAGAATAAGCCTTTCTTTAGCTCTCCCTCACACTGGCTACAACCTACACAATCTACATGAGAAGTTCCCAAACCGTTCtgcttttgacccacaaaataacagtaCAATGCAAAATGAATGGTACTGGATGGTACGGTCTGCTCAGACTTGCTGCTTgctcgtcagtcctgtcagaatcaAACTGTCGTTCAAACAACGCTGGACACCAGAACAAAACCTCAACATCAGTGCTTTACAGTGGCTAATAATAAAAGCAGTTAGTCTAACTTAGAGCTGCACACCccacgtgtcaaactccgtccctcgggggccgctctccagCATGTTTCAGATGTGCTCTTGCtctaaaacacctgctttaaatgaatgacttctgcgtctgcttctggagaacttgatgatttggtgaggaggtaattaaaccatttgaatcaggtgtgttggagcagaaaaaccttaAACTTCCTGGacactggagtctgacacccctgctaCAGACTTCAGCTTGTAGCTCGTTAGTCTGACACAGCAGAGGGAGTTAGTGACAGTAAGTGTCTCAGCTTACCTCAACTGCTTAAATATATCCTTAGAGGTGTCTTCAATTTGGACATGCAATGACCTGAtgtcatatattttattttaactatacTTTTAACAATTACTgaacaagtaaaaacaataacCTTACCtaaactttctttgtttttattagggAATTTATGATTCAATTCTGGACTTTACACTACTTGAAGTTCTTAAATCAACTTAAACGTGACTTCTTCTGCAGAGGAGAGACAAACTAGATCTGGGAAACTGACGAGTCATCTGTAGAGTAGTGTTGGGTTTAAGGATATCGCCACGAATCAGGTGATCTCAAGAAGTCCTAAAACATGCAACATCTACTTTCTCAATGGGCAGCAGTAAATTATTCAAACAATGTGCTCTGGGCTGGTCACCTTTTAACCTCTGTGTGTTAAATGCACATTTCATCATATGTTTGTGAAAGGCCTGCTATGTGTTAGCTTTAAAACCTTGACCGAATCAGTCTGTAGAGCTCTTGACAAGAGCTTTTCAGTCACTGAACGTCTCGCTGTTTAATCAAGATTGGATtcgtgttaaaaaaaaagccaaaaagatATAAATTTGACATCTtcttgaagctgtttttttttgttgcaccaCTATAAAATGCAATGTAAAAAGGCAATTTGGAAAATGGtgctttcaatttttttaaatttaaaagttaaaccttgtaaaaattccaacaaacttttttaaatgcaagcaaaaagaaaagaaaatattttaaaaaaattcccgATTAGGTTAAGCATTAAAGAATAAGTATAACTGAATTATTTCTGATTAATGCAGTGGTTTCTATTACCTGCATGGAAATGAAAAAGAGGTTACAAATTTGTTGCAgcaatgttttttgttatgttAGCTAAAGTGTTAGAAGTGATTTGTTTTACCAAGttatcttttgttgtttaaagttagttattcaagtatttttaaaatgttaactcTCTTTCAAAGTAGAGGTTTTATGTattgggataaaaaaaatacaagatttCTGTAGTGATGCCCTTTAAACAGAAGAGACCAACATGGAGctgtttacccacaatgcacagTGTGATATCTGTCAAAATCCAAACACAGCATATTGGTGCAAACCCTTCAAACCAACTGGCAAGCATGGTGGTGTAAGGGTGATGATTTGGGCGCCACTAACACACCTTATTTCCCAGACTAATCACAGAATTTGCCAGATTTTTATTGCAACATATTTGTCACTTTTACAATTATGTTCAATTCTTCAAACACCCCTTTGCGTACAGTTACTCTTACAGCttatcagctgaaaaaatgtgcatttttaaaaaatcttattATAGTAAGTAAGATTAAAAAAGAGATCCCATTTATGGTTGCATAAATTATACAGTACCTCTCAAAGACTCTTAGAAGGTGTTTGTAATTAAATACTTTGAATTCAAAACGAATGCAGGTTAATTTCACCAAAACGATATTTGTCATTCGTAATGGGCATCCATTATTATGAAGCAGTTTCTATGACAATTATGGCATCTCACAGTTTGCATCACTGAAGTGTTGTGTGACTATGTCCTCACTGCAAAATGTCCAATCAGGATTGTTAGGTCAGCCAAACAGGGTATTCCACAGGAAGGCATAATTGTGgacaacatatttgttttcaggGAGATGACAAAGTAGTGAGTCATGCTATGAACCAGCAGTTTTGTGAACATTTGTGTTTACACAAAGACTGTTCCCTGGATGCCAAGTTTTTTCTTTAgccacttgttttttgttttttttttctgtttgatttgttttttaggttCATGTAAGAAACCTTTGCCTGTTGTTGTCCGCCTAATTTCAACATTTGTGAGCCTCCTTTTCATCCTGTGACCCCTTCAGCTTCTGCTCACTAAAGGGTTAATGAATACCTGCCACCGAATGAGTGTCAAATCTCACGTACAGCAAGGAGTGTCGCACAGATTAAAACCGGctggcttgttttttattagtcaTGCAGGCAACACAATACAGGTGGGCTCAACGCAGCAGGTTGTAGGATATCAGGTGaaaatgactcagctgttgtTTGGAAATGTAACAACTAATGATCAAGGCTGTTTAACAGATTCAAGTCATGCAACTTGAGTTAAAATAGGAGGATCTGAGACCactagaagctgcacagagctgggcttcattgAATGCTATTAATCAGCAGGAACTTGGAGACTGGTCagagttgtggaaaaaaaagacaagtagcagacaagcagcacccatccaacctgaaggagttGGAGCAGTTCGGACatgaagaataaacaaaaacctttttttttttctttttgtggcaGGTTGGGTAGaacatatgcacacaccacttttcagttttatgttttttattatttatttaaactgtttcccACCACTGAACCTCAGTAATCTCAAGTATTTTCAACACTTTTTGAATGcgacttcttctttttttttgttttcttttttgtatacATTATCGTCGGGACAACAGTTTTTCCTTGAGCACCACCAGTTATTGCTTTTAGAGCCACAATCAAATTCCTGGCACCTGTATTGCACTGAGACAAActtagtaataataatattagacAAGTGAAACATCCTGCATGTGACTTAATATTGGTAATTGTGAAAAAATGTTTGGTGATGTCGCTTTACAAGTATCCAGGGAATGTCCCTCTCTcatgtatgagtgtgtgtgtgtgtgtaagtgtgtttttgtgctaaaGCAAACAAAGATGTCCCTATTAATGTAAATAAGAGAAGATGTCAGAGTTCAAAagctataaaaatgttctgctttgtttagaATGAGCCTGAAGAAAGCCCATGAGTTAGTTTGTGTATATattgtgtaggtgtgtgtgtgagtgtcttCAGGAGTCAGCAGACTTGAGTGGTGAGCTGTGCAGTACGCAGCCTTACATTGGGAAACCTGAGAAATTTCCATTTTATGAGGGGTGGGAACCTTAAAAAGAGAGCTGAGGTTCCACGTGAGCCGATAGGAAGCTGGTCACTCGCTGCTGCAGCCGATGCCATCACCACATccccatcagaaccagaacccttCCAGGACCAGAACCTGTGCACAGTGAGTTCTGTCTGTTCAGTcacatgcctgtgtgtgtgtgtgtgtgtgtgtgtgtgtgtttgctaacaGTCAGGTATTCAAAcagactgttttatttaatcatcttaaagtaaaattacatttaaaagtaaaatattgacaagaataaaaacagttttatattttaagaatATAATATAATCcttagatttagttttattcattaGTGTTTCttaataaattcattttaaatgtttgattttcaaaCATAATTTTGTGACTGCCTTTATTTTCAGCTGTGCGTTTGGATTTTACCCTGCAAATAGTcacaataatttttaaatatttaataaaactgctaaaatattctgttttgaTAAGCAAACTCTAAAACCTAAGACGTAGAATTTATGATTGCTGACAAGATTTGTATAATACTGGAGTTTATATATGTATGTCACCTTGGATTATTTGTGTTTAACAAGTTTTAGATGAATGTGGATTTTCTGGAACAGAATTATAAAGATGTTATTTTGACTTGTTGTACAGAGACACAAAGATGCGTTTTTACAGAAGCAGAGAAGTAATTTACATGCCGTCTGCTTGCGATCTTTATGTTGAGTTAAAAAGTAAGTTTGAAAGCCATTTATTACATGAAAACCAGAGACAGAGATGAGCTATTAGTGCTTTTAGATAAACTTTAGTTGAttgcaaaatgcaaaagattATCTTTTGAGGTGAGggctggagaaaaaaaaaagacagcttgTCATTTATGTGTGCGATGAATTTTATGCTCTGTTTTGTAAGGACGCAACAATAAtgcagaaaagggaaaaaaattattttccaaaataCTAAGTTAATTCCCCCTCTATCCATAAACAGAACTTCCCGACGCAGTCTGAGAACAAGGCAATGATTTTAtactctgacttttttttttttttgatgaatttaattttttgttgcgCCGCCTGAATAACTGACCGCTCGTGCATTTTCCAATTTGTTAGGTCGTGAACTtagaattaaataaatgagatcaaataaaatcagatggtataaaacatttgtttttctgctttaaatgtgAATGATTCtacacaatttaaaaatttgattgTAAAGTCTGTCAAACATAAACAAGCTTTTGAAGGATTAGTCTTCAATCTTTTTTATCTACCAAACAGTtttgcttgaatttttttttaatttgaccaaAGTTGAATTTAAGAAACTTAATTTTGTAtcataaatacagtaaaagctGAGGTATAAAAGTAAATGTAACCATGACTGAAGTAAAGGTTTTACAGTATTAGATATACATATTATTCATGATAACTAATATTGAGCTCCAGTGGGATTATTCATTAGATTAAATTGATGCCAAAAGCCAGCAAAGTTTCCACTCAATTCAGTGAAATACCACCAGCATCATGACTCATATTTATGTCTGTTACAACACAGACACGCCCACAGTTCCTATGACTGGGGGACAGACTGTGACGACACTTCAACAGTATTTATGAATGAACTGCCTTTTTGATGACGCAGTGAAACAACTTTAGCACAAAAATTATTTACCACTTGTTTATGAGAAAGTGTAAGACACTGATGACCCCGTGATCACaagagaagaagcagaaataaaagtcaGCTGGTTTCTATGGAAATTGTGTTTAAACTTTATGTAAAAAGTCTCCACAAAACTCAGAGTTCACTATTTTACCTGCTagagactgaaataaaacagaaaaataacactaTGGAATAGTATTGTggtaaaaaatgcattaatgaATGGAGTATGAAACTAGGCAAAATAAAATAGGGttataaagcaataaaaataatcctttaaacatatttttatgttgtcaAACTCAGAGTACATGCATGGCCACATCAcgataaaaatacaaattatggTGCAATATTGTCAATTTAAGAGATTTCATTACTAATAAGCAAAATAattctaatttttaaaatttatcacAGTCCAAACATGAAATCACCTTAAAGGAACACAACAAATATCTAGAAACACTTGAAGTTTGTCAAGTTTAATCCTCTGTGAGAAGGTCAGGTATAACATGGAGGACCCTAAGCTCTGATTGCTGTTCATACAAATGGCTTGTTCTAATGTaatttaagataaataaataaataaaacatttcttagaAATTTAAATGTGACATCAACAGGCCCCAATAAATTCCACCTGCTGGAACTTTAAATGCATTGATCTTCATACAAATGGGTTACAATAAAAGGGTAAATATACACACAAATGGAAATCATTAGGTTAGTTTCAACAATAGATATGCctgtatatttatttagaaaaacatcAATTCAAAAgagtgacttttattttatcctaaTTCTGTGATAATTCTGCTGACCTCTGTTATGAGTGACCTCGACTGGTTTAATGTGACTCATCATGGGATGATGTTGGTAAACCCCCGCAGTTATATTTAAAGGAAGGGGAGTGCCAGCACTTTGATGATGACTCCTGTTATGTCACAAGTTTCAATATTTTAGAGTTGAATTGAAGCTATTTTGCATAAATCCTAGATAGCTAGAGGAGACAGACTGGGACAATATTGAACCGttgtcagtttcagtttttcctcaGCTACTTTCCTCGAGCATATAGGGTTCTCTAAATACATACTATTAGTTTCCTGGCTCAGTAATCCTTTAAACCTCAGCTTTTATTTGCCAGTATTACGCTCAGAACCTCCCACCAAGAGCCAAGAGCTTCTGATCAAaccctgttttttgtttctgacctTTCAGTTACGACACTGCTTCACTTTGTGTTGGTAGATCTTTTCCATCAGACCTCTGATTTCCTGCAGTCTGCCATCATGGTCTGCTTGGCATCGATGCTGGCTGTCGCCATCATTGCAGGTGTTTATGGAAGGTCTTCACTGCCTCCTCTGCCTATGAAAGGTGAGCTTGTTGTTCTACTCTTTGCATATTGTGTATTGTGTTGAGGAGCAACAGAATTATCAGTGGATGAGGTGAAAAAGAATGCCATGACGTAGAGGGGTCTATGCTCAGCTAAGTGTACtgtgaaacagtttgtttttaagggtGTCAGTGCAGAAGGAATAAAGTACTTTTATTACAGCTGTAATTCTTTTCATTCTTACATTTGTCAATAAGTTTACTCAGTTCCTGGCAGCCTGTTGAGATGTGCTGATCAGGTGGATCGATACAGCAGCTTCACCACACCGACGTTCATAACGCGAATGTTTTTTAATGGagcaaacaggaacaaattaaacaaattgccttatgcaaaagtgtagaggtttgctttttgttcataCAATGTTCTTTTATACCAGTATGATATTTTTATgtaagatttttgttgttgttgttgttgttttgcctAAAAATGCTGTAGAAGAGTCACCAGTCCGGCTAACCTTTAGCCTGACTCCTGTAGGTACTGAACAGTCCAAAAAGTGCAAGTGCTTCTCCCTCTTTTTTCATACTCTGTTCTCTTTGACTGATGTCACTGCTGACAAGGTAACTAACTGTTGATCACTGTTCAACAAAATagcacttcaaaatggccaaactgtccctttaagaaaAATGCACACAGAAACTACATTAAAACATGAAGCTCAGTCAGGAGTTGTGTGCTATGATTTTTGGTAGCAGGACACTGTACGGCGTAGAtgaaaactggacaaaaaagaagaaaaaagtaaaacttccaCGTACTCAACAATGGTATGTTGGTGAGACCAGTAATATCACCGTGTTTGGAACTCTGTTGCTCAGGAATACTTTatagcagaaacatcattcagtttaaatgagcgacaggaagttggacttcaCACGTCTGAACATTGTGGTTTTTATACAATCACAGCtgaagttttatgatttttggagatttcACCACCCAATATTCAACATACTGTCTGATGGTGTTACCCTCATTGACTTctattgtatctgagctcaaaaTCTTCTTGTCAAAACTTGAAGTGAAGGGTGGTTTAACTTGttatatctcctacataaaacgtTGTAGACTCATAAAAATTGATTGACACGTGTGACATCCAGAGACTTCTGCCGCTTGCAGTtcagggatttaaaaaaaaatcaaacttgtaGTTTccgcacagtgactgtttgaggcttactttttattttgcttttctctttgcctgtcttattaagagtgTCATCGGGGAGTGAGAGTGACAAGGGgttggttaccatggtgacccaaACCAGCCACATTTTTAGATCTTAgttctttttacacttcttacacagtttatacattaaaacaaaattttgtcATCTTAGACTATTGCAAAACGTAAATCCCAAATTATTATTGGGCTTTTAGAGAGCAAAGTTGATTATACATTAGCACCCTGCAAAGTTTCTTCAGAAATATTCTTATTGGATGTGCAGTGAACaggcttttatgtgttttaaaacaacagattaattGACACAGGGTCAGTATCTACTATTTAGAAAGTAACTTTTGGCAGCCAGATTACCCCATTGGTAGCAGTATAATAACAATGGAAAATATTTCTATTACTTTATCTAATTTTTGGGTGTTGTTTACACCTCAGATGGATGTTACCAGGTGCTTCCAGAGGTGGGGATATTCAGAGTGGAGGGCGAGGCCATAATACTTCAATTCCCCGAATTTATGAGAGTTCTTGAGGTACGTGAAATAGCCCCACCATCGGCAAAGTACTTCATCAGCAGAAACAACGGGACGGAGAGTGTGACATATCAGAGCGAGGGACGTGTGCAGCAGTCGGATAAAGAGCTGTGGTTCCTTCCCGCCTGGGCTTCGGACTCAGGGGAATATACCTGCACTTACAGGTACTTATCAAGAACTGACAAAGCCTCTGACTGCATGGAATACGAGTTACTTACTGGTGCTACACATTGGTTATTCCAAACTataatatatttgtatataaaaatgcaacaaaacagagccaaattatttaattatgcAGCAGTTTGTCCTTTAAATTACTTATTTGTTTAGTGCTTTTTTACTGTCATTAGATTTAGAAAAttcttaaaaagtcaaatttgatgggaaacacaacaggaaggttaagtcttgttttttttcttgtttgatttcAGAAATGACACCTACTGTGTGACTGGGAGCATCACTCTACACGTGTACGAGTCTAATTCTATCGACATGAACAAACTGTCCTATTGGTGGTCAGTCCTAGAGGGGGAGAAAGTGAAATTCAATTGTCCATCTCTAAGCCGCTTCAACAAGACTGACAGGCAGATAGAGTGGTACAAGGTGAGTGAATGTCCTTTTttagtctttctttttctgctctgaatCCAAAATAATTGAAGCATATCCTCTGCTCTTTGACAGGACTCCAACTCCACTCCTCTTCAGCTGGACAGAGGTACCTTTATCCTCCCTGCAGTGAGGAGGTCCCAAGCTGGCGTCTACACCTGCCGGCTCACGGTGCTCATCAACGAGCAACGCTACAAAGTCAGCAGAGTCATTCTGCTCCATGTACAAGGTTGGTCACATGTCTTTTATAAACAGAGAGTGGAGGCTAAACTGGAGCTTTGaacaaatgtgcatgttttaatCTGAGAGTATGTTGCACAACATCAGCAGAGATGTGCACACCTGGATCTATTAAAGTACATCGTGAAGGTTACCTTTTCAactgtgatattttttaaaggtGGAAAAAGTTTAGATAATTTGAAATGgtgttctgcagaaaggttatAAGGAATCATTACCTTAGCTATGGCAGACACCAATAGGAAgtcatttggagaaatagtttaaatctgacaagattgatgagctaactgcTGGGCAGAGaggagccaagaccaaagtggtttgctgctgccttaaaacaaatgtaatctCCAAAAATGTATATTGGTTCATGCatatacagttttataaacctttacactgctatCAGTTTCAAATGAGATggtatttacatagaattttgtgattatttgcaagtacaaatagcaacagcagctagcGGTAGCACTTCCACTGTAGTCTGGGGGACTCCTACAGGTCCACTGGTAACTGTGTACTATAAAACTAATAGAAGAGTAATAGTTTATTAAATACTGCtcacatgaactgctgtgatgtttttgagacaagagttgttttaagatggcagcagttgACTTTGATATTGattctgctcagactagccttaAGATCATCATTGTAGCCAGACTAAAACACtatctctccaaactgaggtctttcaaaGAGCTTCCAATAACAGATTAGAAAATAAGTGTTTAAAACCTCTCCACAGAAACTCacatcaaaatattaaaactatccctttaaataactcctttaattttgtatttctaTGCTATTTAGTGAATAGATATTTAATCTGTAAATTAATTCGTTTATTTTcaaatgctaaaagaaaaatgtcagttttccaTTAATTTACCTCTTTATATCAACTTATGACCTACACGTGtgtgctgccctctgctgggcGAACAGTTGCATCACACTGCCTTTGCAAAGTCACAGAGAACAAATTATTACACAAAACGAAACCTGAAATGTCCAAAAAGCACAAATTACCTGGCAAAAATTGTTTCTACTAagtaaacaagcaaaaacatcataTGAGTCATCATTTTGGACGTGTGTATTTGCATTTGCCAGGCACAGACCCTGCATTCCCTACCACTGTCCCTGAAGGCTTCACATCAGGAGCAGATcttcacagcagcagcaccatGAGTACTGTTAATggtgagttttttgtttgtttgtttgtttgtttgtgtttaaatggtCCATATTCCATTGAGAAGACTGAACATTTGTTGGTACTTGTGAAATCTCTTTATTTATGTCTCACATCCAGTCTTTGGACCACCAGTGATTGTCTCACCAGTTAATGGGACCATTTTTGAAAGTCCACACGGTACGTGGGAATAACAACTTGTCCCATTATATGAAGGTTCATAATGTTACGCTCTAAAATACTCTAATGTTATTTATCAAATATTGTCTAACAGGTTCAGGACTGGAGTTGGTGTGTCAGGTGCTCACTGAATGTCAGATGGCAGATTCAACCGTGGTCACATGGCTGATAAACGGCCAATCGGTGGCATCATCATACCTTGACAGGCGGGCTCTGCAGGGAGGGAGAAGGTAAGGTCGCTTTACCACATCAGCTGTGAACCTCACCTCATCTTGAACTTAAAAAGAGCTAAGACTTTGGAAGAAACCCCAAATAACAATAGTGTAATCTATCCTCATCTACAAAAACAGATCTTATGTTGTTATAAGAATAAATCAACATTTGACTTAAAGAAAAATACCTTGAAATTTGAAAACGTCATAAAttacagaagctaaaaaaaagacatgcttataaatttattttcatgacaTTACAGTTCCCCTAAAACAACTTCTTATTATCTTGTGATGATAATGCTTGTTTTGTCATGATTGCAATTTATTTATACTATTATCAAGAGTttatagattgtttttttttgttgtttttcttttgagaaCATGAATTAGTAAATTTAGCTAATTCAACATagaaaagcttgtttttctggaaattatgaaatcacaaaaaaggctatttcATCAGAAATCAGGATAGTCCTGTTGATTCAAGCtggaaaaataacataaaaatacatctgtCGTCGATCAACACATCAGTGTCATAAATCAGCTTCAGAGATCATTGCAAACATACCAAACTGAGCATGAGCTTGTGTTCATGAGCATGAACACAAGGATCACTCAATTGTGCACCATAATCATCTCATTATCTTAAGAAAATGAAGCttgtttttaagataaaactAGCTTGGTGCTTATTTCAAGATAAATTAGACCCTGTCTAcacagtatttcttttttgaacAAAGCATTTCTGCTGCATTCTTATCTCCAGactgcacaaaaacagcaaacatataGCAAATACTATGCAATGTATcacattatatatttaaataatgatCCAGTGATCAGAACATTCAGAGATGAATTTCCCCTTTTTTGAATCCCTGTTCAAGTTGCCAATCTTCATCCAGTAACAATAATTAATAACCTAGTTTATCGTGGCAtctaagaaaaacaatattgtgaCACTAAATGCTAATGCTGAAATGCTTCATGTTAATAGTTGTGTTTGCATGCCAATGCTTGGCTAAATGTTTCCAGGGTAACCAGGTTGTCTAAAGGCTGCCAGATCGAGATGAGGCTCATCATCTCACATATAACTGAAGAAGATAAGAGGACGGAGATGAAGTGTGTCACTCAGAACAAAAATGGGAGACAGGAAGTTCTTGCAATGCTTCAACTTGAAGGTGACTTGTCACAGTAGAAGTTTAGCTGAAACACTTTTCTCTGAATCTGTTATCAAGGAAATAAATCTCAGACACTTGAACACTTTGACTCACTCTAGCCAGTATTTTTTTACAATCCATGCTGAGCAAATCACTAACATTAATGTATCAATATGTCTTTACAGATTCTACCTTTACGTGGCTTGTTGTTGCCATGGTAATGGTG
This genomic stretch from Kryptolebias marmoratus isolate JLee-2015 linkage group LG6, ASM164957v2, whole genome shotgun sequence harbors:
- the LOC108244193 gene encoding interleukin-1 receptor type 2; amino-acid sequence: MVCLASMLAVAIIAGVYGRSSLPPLPMKDGCYQVLPEVGIFRVEGEAIILQFPEFMRVLEVREIAPPSAKYFISRNNGTESVTYQSEGRVQQSDKELWFLPAWASDSGEYTCTYRNDTYCVTGSITLHVYESNSIDMNKLSYWWSVLEGEKVKFNCPSLSRFNKTDRQIEWYKDSNSTPLQLDRGTFILPAVRRSQAGVYTCRLTVLINEQRYKVSRVILLHVQGTDPAFPTTVPEGFTSGADLHSSSTMSTVNVFGPPVIVSPVNGTIFESPHGSGLELVCQVLTECQMADSTVVTWLINGQSVASSYLDRRALQGGRRVTRLSKGCQIEMRLIISHITEEDKRTEMKCVTQNKNGRQEVLAMLQLEDSTFTWLVVAMVMVSCFLTVGSVFLYVLFKPKRKKKMDYFLARQSSTFSV